In Onychostoma macrolepis isolate SWU-2019 chromosome 17, ASM1243209v1, whole genome shotgun sequence, the DNA window AAAggcttatttcaaaaacatttaaaaaatcttaccaacacaaaacatttaaatagtagtgtatatCTTTATTATAGcatataataaacatttaagaatGCATCTACTAAATCCAATAGCCCATGCAGGACATTCTTACCTAAACAGTTGTGCACAAGGTTCATGATTATGGACCTCTGGAAAAACAAGTGAATGCGAGTGATCAATTATATTCAACATCTGAATAAAGGAAGCATGCTGTGACTGTGCAAAAGGtctaatttaacaacattaaccTTGGAATAGACGGAAAATATGTTAGCAGATTTGTTCtctaaaaactgtaaaatgtggCGTGGAATCTCAGCCATCGTGATCTGAAGGTTGTCTAGACTCTAGAGGACAACATGACCTTCATAATGACTCATCTTACTGCAAATATAAAGTACTACTATCTGGGCTCGCTTTTGATGTTGAAGGCCTTTGTGAAATTCTTTGTAAAGTGATCAGAGATGAAGGGGTCCTGGGAGCAGCGCCAAACTCAGAAACATGATCACTTAATGTTGGAGAGAAGCTATTTCCAGCTTTTCTAATCCAAAAAGGTCTACATTGATGTATGAGACTTTATCTCTCAGGCCTTAATCAGGAATGCTGGCTGacacaaatttaaaaacacaaaattggGTGGTTTATCAGGTTACTGACAACCAGGACAGCTTGCGACAGTACTTTGAACGGTTGAGACTGAACAGATTACATCAGCCATATCTTGAACTGATAAAGTCCCTCTGCTCACACAGGAAGGTTGTCACGTCCTCACTGTGAAACGTGTTATGTCTGTGATTTGAGCCTTCAATCATTTCAGTAATTGGATGCATTGTGTTTTGATAATGCATGATAAAATGGTCATTAAAAACTCAACATTTTGTCTGTAGCTTTGGGacagtaaaaaataatcaaCCATGGTTTTACCTATTACATTGAGGAATTCTGAGCTACCGATGTGTGAATCACTGATGCTTAAAGTCTCCTCCTGTCTCACTTCTCCCAACAGGAAGCCCTCCTAAAAGAGGCATAAAAATGGCATTTCAAAGGAAAAGACAGTGTAGTTAAGATTGAATGTTATGTTAATAGACACTTTCAACAAAAGGTACAAAATAAGGCCTGCAGCTGTTTTAAAATGAAGTAATAATtactatcattattattattattattactgaaaaatTGGGATTACATACAGTTTAATAATCTTGTAAGATTTAGCAATTTCTTAGCATTAAACATGAGATaagcaaacattaaatatacaaatgttaaaaacaacttaaaactacaaacaaacactttttttaatttattttaatttttttaaaagcattctAACTTTATCATATATTAAGCTGCCCTTTATTCATGGCTGGCTAGTCTGTGACAAATGTTGGTTTTTAGTTATTGACAAacttatagtaatataataataataaaaaaagtttttttttttttcttactgtaaCAGGCCAAATGCCATTTAAATGGACATTTGATGTgtttaaaaagcaaacaaaacctCATTTGTACCTCTAAAGGCCATGGTATACCAAAATGTACCATATTAGGTGAATATACCCAGAATTCATACAACAAATATGTTACAAAATGGACAAGTTTATACAAGGAGGTCTGAAAAACAGAAATTTCCCAAACACTGCTGCAACGAGAGAACAACAGAAACGCTGTTCTCCAGGCACACAACACAACTTCCCTGGCTATTTGTTCAGTTTGAGCTCACACTGCAAAACGCTGATTATTCTTTCCAATTAAAGTAAAATTAGGTCACCAAGGAGGTTTAGTATCAAACGCCCACATACAAACACCATGTAAATTAACCGTCTATCCCATAAACAAGctcaaatcaaaattaaaatggttGTCATTTAGATATTCAATAAGGAAAAACCGTCCTATCTTTGACTGAATGAAAACAGGTTAAGCATAACACCTGACTAACCAGCCCAAAACAACTATGCGAAGCCTGCAGGGTCGACGGCAGATCACCTACTTCCTAATGCCTCAACTACTACATTAGAGGGTATGACACAAAGAGCAAAAGGGGCTAGAAATGTTAAGCAATTTGTGAACAAGTAATTAAATATGTCTGCCCGACATTCAAGTTTGCATTTGACAGTTGTTGCTGACAAACAAGCTAATGTGACTGTCTTGACACCTCGACATCGACGAGATTGAATCCACCGAACGCTATTGGGCGGTGTACATTTATAACAGCGAGCAATCATACTGTGAATAAACGGCAATGACACTTTCAGACAAGCTTGTAAAATCTTTCGGCTTGTAGGATTGCTAGCTGTCACCCTGGCTGCGTCTCAAAACCCAGTGTGCTGCCTACCTAGaccgcattctgtttatcatcaAAGGCGTGTACTGAGTCAGCTTTATTCGacctaaaatatctaaaaacgccatgaaataatacaaaattcCCGATGACTTGGAATTttcatcattctaatatacctCTGAATGTTACAAAGGCTGTCTAGGTAGGCGGCTCACCAGGTTTTGATACACAGCCCCTCTGAAGCCACACCAGGAAGATGACACCGGGAAATGAATTAATTGTGATTTGATGGAATAAGCTGTTTATTGTTTCGCTATGCGATCGTGCCCTTAAACATTTACCGTCAATGTCAGTTGACAGAGTACTTACATGGTCGGAATTGCTGTTGGCACTGTGATAACACACAGAACTAAAAGTGTATCCCGAAATTGACGCCGCCATGATGGAAACATACGCGCCGAGCCCACAATCCTTTGCGCGCGCACGCACTGTACACCAGCCTGCCCATGAATAAACAAACCCTCTGCTGAGGTAAAAGATGCGCGCgcccaatatttttttaatgcttgactgtatgattttttttcatcagaacTGACGACACACATTACGTCATAACTGTGAAATGAGGTAAAACATAAAGTAAGAGCTGTTGAATGCAAAATTCTTCATTCATAAGCAAAAGTGGTTTAAAACGCCTTTGTCTTTCCCCCTCTTTCTTTCTGAATTGGATTCTCTTGTTTCATCTCTAAGACTGACAAATAACAAAAAGAGTGCCCAATTTTTGATGCACTATGACAGCTTTTCTAAAatgatgtaattttatttttgcacttttctGTATAGATAATTCCATAATTTGATGTACGCAAATccagaatattattatttttttgtctttatttttgtttgttctttgtaGGAATATATTCATGTCTTGTTTCCCTGTTCTTGTATATTTCTAcaatttttgcaataaaaaaaataaaataaataaagtaagaGCTGTTGTAATTTTGGAcaccaaaaaaagttttttttttttctttcattttgcatattgttttaatttatatcAGTCAATCCgtgtattcatttttatttttattttatcaccTTGCTTTCAAGTGTACCTTTACCTTTattaaaaacctttattttgaagtgTCCTGCTGCAGTGTCCTGTCGAGCGGATGTTGATGAGACGAGGCGTCATGAGCACACATGGGGCAGAAGACTGTCCGGTGCAGTGCACAGAATTACAAGATGATTTTGCTCCTTCAAAACTCGGAACAAAGGAGTAGTAAGAGATTTTACTTGATTAGTTAGCCCTTCTATTGTCGATCTCACAGAAGACCAGCACATGGgttacatttatgttttttttttgcagtacctCACATGAATACTGTATATTGTACCCAGCAACTGCTGCAGTGTTACAcctttatttgttaaataaaaaaagtaggGTTGTTTTGAGTGATTATTTTCATTGTAATCAAACTTTCGACTTGATCTTAATTTTTGTGGCCATTCTCCTGTTTTCCTTGAAGCTGGGATGATGCTTATAAGAGAGAGCTACAGACTTACAAGGATATTGGAGATGTGGGAGAAATATGGTAattttgcatttctttcttttttttctttttttttgtgccacTTGTTTATGAATCATACTGAGTTTCATACTGATGTAGAGAATGAAGACTACACTGTTTCAGTGCTAGTCTGTTCTGGAAGAGTACGACTGAATCTGAACCAGCACCATCTTCTGGTGTATATTAGTTGTGTTTAGTAATTTAGGACAATATGAAGACTGTAATTAGTATTCTTGGTCCACCTTTAGGTTTGGTGAGGAAAGCATGGACAGAGTGATCAGATGGATGAAAGCACAAAATGTATCTGAAAATGCTGCCATACTTGACATTGGAACTGGAAATGGGATGTTTCTTGTGGAACTGGCAAGTCAAGTTCAGTCTAGCTCTGCATTTATAATTTACTTTATATccaatcattttaattaattattactaaTTAATAAAGCAATTCTAATAATGAAGTGAACaatattaagtgagtttatAATTCATACCTTGCTGAAGTTCTTGTTTTAATTAAGTAGATTTTTCAACTGCTGatatttgttcctgttttaaacaaaaacattagttTCTCATAAAACAAGCCTTTTAATGGTTATgtaaatgtgtcttgatttaGGAGTCttgagaaaacagaaaatagaaaaaaataccaATAAGATACTAGTACTAAATTTACTAAAGATACTAAATTTCACcaagttgtattttcaaactttgtAGCATCGTTTGTTCAGTATTGAAGTATGAAGTATTATGTTCCAGTTTATTCAATTTCATACTCAAGTTTTCTTTACTTgatcttaaaaaggtcttaaaatgTTGTCAAGTCTTTAAAAGTGTTGATAAAGTAAATAAGTATGAATAATAAGCACATGAATTATCTTTTAAGGCCAAGTATGGTTTTTCAAACCTCACTGGAATTGACTATTCCAAGGCTGCTGTAGAGCTCACCGTAAATATTCTGGAAGAGGAAGgcttaaaaaatgttaaaattcagGTAAtggaaatgatttatttttaacatacataaatgaagtaaataaattcattgcacatttaaaatggtttacATGTCCTTTCAGGTGGAGGATTTCCTGAACCCCAGCACAGAATTGAAGGGTTTTGATGTATGTATAGATAAAGGTACATTTGATGCCATTAGTTTGAGCCCAGAGGACAGAGAGGAGGCAAAAAAGCTCTATGTGAActctttaaaaacagtaatgcaaCCAGGAGGCTTCTTCATCATCACGTCCTGCAACTGGACCAAAGAGCAGCTGCTCCAGATCTTCAGACCTGGTACTTCACatattagcatatttcttaAACTAATATTGTTTCAAATACTGTAATGATTGTAATATAATTGTGTTTCTTGCAGGGTTTGAGTTGGCACGAGAGCTGCCCACCCCCCATTTCCAGTTTGGTGGTGTGACGGGTAACAGCGTGACAGCTTTGGTATTTAAACGGATTGACTGAtccttaagtttttttttttgtgtgtgtgtgcaatatTAGTTGTGCAATTTTATAATAAACCGTTTTGGTAAATATTGAACTTGTTTTTCTTAATATTGAGGTAATACAAAGAAACACATGAGGGCAGTATTGAGCTACATTTAACCTTAACGTTATGTCCATTTTTACTCGGTTCTTATGCAGTTGTGTAATGTTAGGCACAAACATGGAGTAGTTAATTGTTGTATACACTGTCAGGTAAAGTTATTTTTTGGCTTTCTATGTAGGGTTTTATCTTAagatttttacaatatttttttcttctgtatttttaacgtatttaaattttttgtgtCTTTACATGTAGGGTTTTGTCTGGGATTTGGGCAATATATTTtcttacatatttaaaaaaaataataattctttgTTTTTAGAGTTTGAGATTTGAGCAGTACCTTTTTtcttaaacatttataatgtaattaaggttatttttttgtttttgcatgtagGTTGTTTTCTGAGATTTGAGCAATACgttttttaatgtattctaAAACTATTGAGGCCATACAATGgaactgaatgtaatgaaaATACCAGCTGTAGAAGTGAAGTGCGGTGGAATTtgttaaataacatttacattgCCGTTTAATTGCTTGTTTTTAATGCCAAGTTTTCAGGCAGCACTGTAAAAGCCAATTTAATACCAAattataaaatcaatttaaCTAAATAAGCAGTATTGTCAAAAAGCCCCTTTATTTGTGCTACATAATTTGTTTATCCATTTACTAAACAACCAGTAATTGAGCTTTTTTCCTAGCAGTTTTCACGCACCAGAGCTTCACCCCGAAGCTCTCAAGCACTCTTGCGAAGTTCCTGCGCTAGTGTGAATGTGCGTCTGTGTCTCCCACTGAAACGACTGAACATTAACAAATGTCTCTCGCTTAATATTGGGTCACACTATTGACACCTCAGGATTAGCATCCATAGGGTCTCTGTTACTTCTCTCTTTCTTGGGgatatttctttttctcttggtcatttttaagaaaaaggCTGATAGCTGCACCTGATAAGAAAATGATTGAGCTTCCAGGACACGACTGCTACCACGGCAACAGTGAAAGAGCAATAAAAGACTGGCTTTGGGCCATGATGCTGTGGTACTTTAAAGTGAGAGAAATCCCCCATACCTCTCTGGTTATTACCCCGTCCCCCAGCCggagaatgaaatgaaaaacaaagacCTGAATTTAAATCTCTCTTGACACCTTCCAGAGATGAAAACAGaagtttacattaaataaaaggaTTGAGGGTGCGAAAACTTCACTTTTTTTCGTGCATCAGCATTTCTTGTTAGTAAGAATCCGAGTATCCAGACAGCTCTTATTGAAGCAGAGATGCTGAAGCGTGAGTTAATAGTGTATGAGATCGATGGCTAGCCAGTGTACATAAATGTGGAAATCAGCTGTGAAGTCCGCAGCATTGGATCAACTGCACCGTGGGCA includes these proteins:
- the eef1akmt2 gene encoding EEF1A lysine methyltransferase 2 isoform X1, whose product is MSVLLQCPVERMLMRRGVMSTHGAEDCPVQCTELQDDFAPSKLGTKEYWDDAYKRELQTYKDIGDVGEIWFGEESMDRVIRWMKAQNVSENAAILDIGTGNGMFLVELAKYGFSNLTGIDYSKAAVELTVNILEEEGLKNVKIQVEDFLNPSTELKGFDVCIDKGTFDAISLSPEDREEAKKLYVNSLKTVMQPGGFFIITSCNWTKEQLLQIFRPGFELARELPTPHFQFGGVTGNSVTALVFKRID
- the eef1akmt2 gene encoding EEF1A lysine methyltransferase 2 isoform X2, with product MLMRRGVMSTHGAEDCPVQCTELQDDFAPSKLGTKEYWDDAYKRELQTYKDIGDVGEIWFGEESMDRVIRWMKAQNVSENAAILDIGTGNGMFLVELAKYGFSNLTGIDYSKAAVELTVNILEEEGLKNVKIQVEDFLNPSTELKGFDVCIDKGTFDAISLSPEDREEAKKLYVNSLKTVMQPGGFFIITSCNWTKEQLLQIFRPGFELARELPTPHFQFGGVTGNSVTALVFKRID